In Oryza brachyantha chromosome 1, ObraRS2, whole genome shotgun sequence, the following are encoded in one genomic region:
- the LOC102711393 gene encoding leucine-rich repeat extensin-like protein 2 produces MDSVPPAGVGGAVGPGYPESTESSPRSRGGDSWDEFPSSAAAAAAAAGAGRLRLMCSFGGRIVPRPTDKSLCYLGGETRIVAVERNATLADVHARLSRSLLAGQPFTLKYQLPNEDLDSLISVSTDEDLDNLVDEYDRIAATSSGGGSSRTSRIRLFLFPAKPESSSSLGSLLDDSSKSESWFVDALNSAISGSLDGIPRGISTDSASVNCLLGLEDDSSTHSRGGPPNSAPAEEQRANQQKLAAAAAVAAARHPHDVQSVPDSPMIDKNSSFGSTSSAPSLSNLPPIRVRPEDRPPDSRVAAPIPVEDHFAQMGISDHPVPPVGAYMQPPPQVPIPNMAVPSISPSDASSRVFSDDDKSDHGGGARKPQPPKQEVPPVADPTNRAMYYNDRSPPAELKREMPVGTDAASYRVPVPTQDAAAAAAAVAAAAPQPPAGYVYAQMHAPPPPQQQHPPQQQQQPVPQQYVTPQNQHFIHNPATGTFIPIQSYYHHPVPQQAPQPPIPQPVPQPQQSAAFDPNTGMYYIPMRPNAPQAYSMPPGATAVPPPTLVDTTPKPTVPIPQMGVKQPELQQPGLYRTTAAPAPVPASNAAPAYAGMGYHHVIQSHHHPAPQPAATMAGNFGYEYGDPTRAQVFYSQAAPPPTLPPQYQPMGSPDAGQADLKQARAS; encoded by the exons ATGGACTCGGTGCCGCCGGCCGGAGTTGGCGGCGCGGTGGGGCCCGGCTACCCGGAGTCCACCGAGTCGTCCCCccgcagccgcggcggcgattCGTGGGACGAGTTCCCGTcctcggccgcggcggcggccgcggcggccggggcagGGCGGCTGCGCCTCATGTGCAGCTTCGGCGGCCGAATCGTGCCGCGCCCCACGGACAAGTCGCTGTGCTACCTGGGCGGGGAGACCCGGATCGTGGCCGTCGAGCGGAACGCCACGCTGGCGGATGTCCACGCGCGGCTCTCGCGCTCGCTCCTCGCCGGACAGCCGTTCACCCTCAAGTACCAGCTCCCCAACGAGGACCTCGACTCGCTCATCTCGGTCTCCACCGACGAGGACCTCGACAACCTGGTTGATGAGTACGACCGCATCGCTGCTacctcctccggcggcggctcctccCGCACGTCCCGGATccgcctcttcctcttcccggCCAAGCCGgagtcctcctcctccctcggcTCCCTCCTCGACGACTCCTCCAAGTCCGAGTCCTGGTTTGTCGACGCCCTCAACAGCGCCATCTCCGGCTCTCTCGATGGCATCCCGCGCGGGATCTCCACTGACTCCGCCTCAGTCAACTGCCTCCTCGGCCTCGAGGACGACTCCTCCACGCACTCCCGCGGCGGCCCGCCTAACTCTGCCCCCGCGGAGGAGCAGCGCGCCAACCAGCAGaagctcgcggcggcggcggccgtggctgCGGCGAGGCACCCGCACGATGTGCAGTCCGTGCCGGACTCGCCGATGATTGACAAGAACTCCTCGTTCGGATCGACGTCGTCTGCGCCGTCGCTGTCGAATCTACCGCCGATACGGGTGCGGCCCGAGGACCGGCCGCCGGATAGCCGAGTCGCCGCACCTATCCCCGTAGAGGATCACTTCGCCCAGATGGGGATCTCCGATCATCCAGTTCCACCTGTGGGGGCGTACATGCAACCGCCGCCACAGGTACCGATCCCCAACATGGCAGTCCCCAGCATCTCGCCGTCGGACGCATCCAGCCGAGTGTTCTCTGACGATGACAAGTCCGATCACGGTGGTGGAGCTCGGAAGCCGCAGCCACCCAAACAGGAGGTTCCACCTGTCGCCGACCCCACCAACAG AGCCATGTATTACAACGATAGATCGCCTCCTGCTGAATTGAAGCGTGAGATGCCGGTTGGAACCGATGCTGCCAGCTATCGTGTGCCTGTGCCAACCCAagatgctgctgccgctgctgctgctgtggccGCAGCTGCCCCACAACCCCCAGCTGGGTATGTGTATGCCCAGATGcatgcgccgcctcctccacagcagcagcacccaccacagcagcaacaacagccAGTTCCACAGCAATATGTCACGCCGCAAAATCAGCATTTCATTCACAATCCAGCCACTGGAACGTTCATCCCAATCCAATCCTATTATCACCATCCTGTTCCTCAGCAAGCACCGCAACCACCCATACCGCAGCCCGTGCCACAGCCACAACAATCAGCTGCTTTCGATCCAAATACTGGCATGTATTACATTCCTATGCGCCCTAATGCGCCTCAGGCATATAGCATGCCTCCCGGTGCCACTGCAGTGCCGCCTCCCACCCTTGTTGACACTACGCCAAAACCAACTGTACCGATTCCTCAGATGGGTGTAAAGCAGCCTGAACTGCAGCAACCTGGGTTGTACCGGACTACCGCTGCCCCTGCCCCTGTACCAGCGTCTAACGCTGCTCCTGCATATGCCGGGATGGGCTACCACCATGTTATTCAATCCCACCATCATCCAGCGCCTCAGCCTGCAGCGACTATGGCAGGCAATTTTGGATATGAGTACGGTGATCCTACACGGGCACAGGTCTTCTACTCACAGGCAGCACCACCGCCAACGTTGCCACCACAATATCAGCCCATGGGCTCTCCTGATGCTGGGCAGGCTGACTTGAAACAGGCCCGGGCTTCATAG